A window of the Loxodonta africana isolate mLoxAfr1 chromosome 3, mLoxAfr1.hap2, whole genome shotgun sequence genome harbors these coding sequences:
- the ARRDC2 gene encoding arrestin domain-containing protein 2 isoform X3 codes for MLFDKVKAFVVQLDGASAGAEPVFSGGQVMAGRVLLELASAARVGALRLRARGRAQVHWTESRSAGSSTAYTQSYSESVEVVSHRATLLAPDTGETTTLPPGRHEFPFSFQLPPPSPFCSQDPSDVLRGQARQRPLQHQSHLTPALGPRAAGKEGVHCHRACGYQHSRLAGEVIPVFAEIDNGTTRPVLPRAAVVQTQTFMARGARKQKRAVVASLVGEPVGPRRRTLWQGRALRIPPVGPSILHCRVLHVDYALKVCVDIPGTSKLLLELPLVIGTVPLHPFGSRSSSVSSRASFLLDWGLGTLPERPEAPPEYSEVVADEEVVTAEQNLFPLLPELDLGLEGPFFAYIQEFRYCPPPLYSEEDPHPPTEAIIPRCMTC; via the exons ATGTTGTTCGACAAGGTGAAGGCGTTTGTGGTGCAGCTGGACGGGGCGAGCGCCGGCGCAGAGCCGGTGTTCAGCGGCGGCCAGGTCATGGCAGGCCGGGTGCTGCTGGAGCTGGCGAGCGCGGCGCGCGTGGGCGCCCTGAGGTTGCGCGCGCGGGGCCGTGCTCAGGTCCACTGGACCGAGTCGCGCAGCGCGGGTTCGAGCACCGCGTACACGCAGAGCTACAGCGAGAGCGTGGAGGTGGTGAGCCACCGCGCCACGCTCCTCGCGCCAG ACACTGGAGAGACGACGACTCTGCCTCCAGGGCGCCATGAGTTCCCGTTCAGCTTCCAGCTGCCCCC GCCCTCTCCATTCTGCTCCCAGGACCCTAGTGACGTCCTTCGAGGGCAGGCACGGCAGCGTCCGCTACAGCATCAAAGCCACCTTACACCGGCCCTGGGCCCCCGCGCGGCGGGCAAGGAAGGTGTTCACTGTCATCGAGCCTGTGGATATCAACACTCCCGCCTTGCTG GCGAGGTGATCCCTGTCTTTGCTGAGATTGACAACGGCACCACACGCCCCGTGCTGCCACGGGCAGCCGTCGTCCAGACACAGACCTTCATGGCGCGAGGAGCCCGCAAGCAGAAGCGGGCCGTGGTGGCCAGCCTGGTGGGGGAGCCTGTGGGCCCCAGGCGGCGAACGCTGTGGCAGGGCCGGGCATTGCGGATCCCGCCTGTGGGCCCTTCCATCCTGCACTGCCGCGTGTTACATGTTGACTATGCCCTCAAG GTCTGCGTGGACATCCCAGGTACATCCAAGCTGCTCCTGGAGCTCCCGCTGGTCATTGGCACCGTGCCCTTGCACCCTTTCGGCAGCCGCTCGTCCAGTGTGAGCAGCCGTGCCAGCTTCCTGTTGGACTGGGGGCTAGGCACCCTGCCGGAGCGGCCTGAGG CTCCTCCTGAGTACTCAGAGGTGGTGGCAGATGAGGAGGTGGTTACTGCAGAGCAGAACCTCTTCCCGCTACTGCCAGAACTTGACCTAGGCCTCGAAGGCCCCTTCTTCGCCTACATCCAGGAGTTCCGCTACTGCCCACCGCCCCTGTACTCTGAG GAGGACCCTCACCCACCCACGGAGGCCATCATACCCCGTTGTATGACCTGCTGA
- the ARRDC2 gene encoding arrestin domain-containing protein 2 isoform X4, producing MHPWGVRSFVLELARGPGGSYRGGERLCGRVLLEAAAPLRVRALEVAARGGAAAHWLEGRSVGVNAVSSDYVAAETYLRRRQLLLRDTGETTTLPPGRHEFPFSFQLPPPSPFCSQDPSDVLRGQARQRPLQHQSHLTPALGPRAAGKEGVHCHRACGYQHSRLAGEVIPVFAEIDNGTTRPVLPRAAVVQTQTFMARGARKQKRAVVASLVGEPVGPRRRTLWQGRALRIPPVGPSILHCRVLHVDYALKVCVDIPGTSKLLLELPLVIGTVPLHPFGSRSSSVSSRASFLLDWGLGTLPERPEAPPEYSEVVADEEVVTAEQNLFPLLPELDLGLEGPFFAYIQEFRYCPPPLYSEEDPHPPTEAIIPRCMTC from the exons ATGCACCCCTGGGGCGTGCGCAGCTTCGTGCTGGAGCTGGCCCGGGGCCCAGGAGGCTCGTACCGTGGCGGCGAGCGGCTGTGCGGCCGGGTGCTGCTGGAGGCGGCGGCGCCACTGAGGGTGCGAGCGCTCGAGGTGGCAGCGCGCGGCGGGGCGGCGGCGCACTGGCTCGAGGGCCGTAGCGTGGGCGTCAACGCGGTGTCCAGCGACTACGTGGCCGCCGAGACTTACCTGCGGCGGCGGCAGCTGCTGCTTCGAG ACACTGGAGAGACGACGACTCTGCCTCCAGGGCGCCATGAGTTCCCGTTCAGCTTCCAGCTGCCCCC GCCCTCTCCATTCTGCTCCCAGGACCCTAGTGACGTCCTTCGAGGGCAGGCACGGCAGCGTCCGCTACAGCATCAAAGCCACCTTACACCGGCCCTGGGCCCCCGCGCGGCGGGCAAGGAAGGTGTTCACTGTCATCGAGCCTGTGGATATCAACACTCCCGCCTTGCTG GCGAGGTGATCCCTGTCTTTGCTGAGATTGACAACGGCACCACACGCCCCGTGCTGCCACGGGCAGCCGTCGTCCAGACACAGACCTTCATGGCGCGAGGAGCCCGCAAGCAGAAGCGGGCCGTGGTGGCCAGCCTGGTGGGGGAGCCTGTGGGCCCCAGGCGGCGAACGCTGTGGCAGGGCCGGGCATTGCGGATCCCGCCTGTGGGCCCTTCCATCCTGCACTGCCGCGTGTTACATGTTGACTATGCCCTCAAG GTCTGCGTGGACATCCCAGGTACATCCAAGCTGCTCCTGGAGCTCCCGCTGGTCATTGGCACCGTGCCCTTGCACCCTTTCGGCAGCCGCTCGTCCAGTGTGAGCAGCCGTGCCAGCTTCCTGTTGGACTGGGGGCTAGGCACCCTGCCGGAGCGGCCTGAGG CTCCTCCTGAGTACTCAGAGGTGGTGGCAGATGAGGAGGTGGTTACTGCAGAGCAGAACCTCTTCCCGCTACTGCCAGAACTTGACCTAGGCCTCGAAGGCCCCTTCTTCGCCTACATCCAGGAGTTCCGCTACTGCCCACCGCCCCTGTACTCTGAG GAGGACCCTCACCCACCCACGGAGGCCATCATACCCCGTTGTATGACCTGCTGA
- the ARRDC2 gene encoding arrestin domain-containing protein 2 isoform X2, producing the protein MHPWGVRSFVLELARGPGGSYRGGERLCGRVLLEAAAPLRVRALEVAARGGAAAHWLEGRSVGVNAVSSDYVAAETYLRRRQLLLRDTGETTTLPPGRHEFPFSFQLPPTLVTSFEGRHGSVRYSIKATLHRPWAPARRARKVFTVIEPVDINTPALLAPQAGTREKVARAWYCNQGLVSLSVKIDRKGYTPGEVIPVFAEIDNGTTRPVLPRAAVVQTQTFMARGARKQKRAVVASLVGEPVGPRRRTLWQGRALRIPPVGPSILHCRVLHVDYALKVCVDIPGTSKLLLELPLVIGTVPLHPFGSRSSSVSSRASFLLDWGLGTLPERPEAPPEYSEVVADEEVVTAEQNLFPLLPELDLGLEGPFFAYIQEFRYCPPPLYSEEDPHPPTEAIIPRCMTC; encoded by the exons ATGCACCCCTGGGGCGTGCGCAGCTTCGTGCTGGAGCTGGCCCGGGGCCCAGGAGGCTCGTACCGTGGCGGCGAGCGGCTGTGCGGCCGGGTGCTGCTGGAGGCGGCGGCGCCACTGAGGGTGCGAGCGCTCGAGGTGGCAGCGCGCGGCGGGGCGGCGGCGCACTGGCTCGAGGGCCGTAGCGTGGGCGTCAACGCGGTGTCCAGCGACTACGTGGCCGCCGAGACTTACCTGCGGCGGCGGCAGCTGCTGCTTCGAG ACACTGGAGAGACGACGACTCTGCCTCCAGGGCGCCATGAGTTCCCGTTCAGCTTCCAGCTGCCCCC GACCCTAGTGACGTCCTTCGAGGGCAGGCACGGCAGCGTCCGCTACAGCATCAAAGCCACCTTACACCGGCCCTGGGCCCCCGCGCGGCGGGCAAGGAAGGTGTTCACTGTCATCGAGCCTGTGGATATCAACACTCCCGCCTTGCTG GCACCCCAGGCCGGTACACGGGAGAAGGTCGCCCGGGCCTGGTATTGTAACCAAGGCCTCGTCTCCCTCTCGGTTAAAATAGACCGAAAGGGCTACACACCAG GCGAGGTGATCCCTGTCTTTGCTGAGATTGACAACGGCACCACACGCCCCGTGCTGCCACGGGCAGCCGTCGTCCAGACACAGACCTTCATGGCGCGAGGAGCCCGCAAGCAGAAGCGGGCCGTGGTGGCCAGCCTGGTGGGGGAGCCTGTGGGCCCCAGGCGGCGAACGCTGTGGCAGGGCCGGGCATTGCGGATCCCGCCTGTGGGCCCTTCCATCCTGCACTGCCGCGTGTTACATGTTGACTATGCCCTCAAG GTCTGCGTGGACATCCCAGGTACATCCAAGCTGCTCCTGGAGCTCCCGCTGGTCATTGGCACCGTGCCCTTGCACCCTTTCGGCAGCCGCTCGTCCAGTGTGAGCAGCCGTGCCAGCTTCCTGTTGGACTGGGGGCTAGGCACCCTGCCGGAGCGGCCTGAGG CTCCTCCTGAGTACTCAGAGGTGGTGGCAGATGAGGAGGTGGTTACTGCAGAGCAGAACCTCTTCCCGCTACTGCCAGAACTTGACCTAGGCCTCGAAGGCCCCTTCTTCGCCTACATCCAGGAGTTCCGCTACTGCCCACCGCCCCTGTACTCTGAG GAGGACCCTCACCCACCCACGGAGGCCATCATACCCCGTTGTATGACCTGCTGA
- the ARRDC2 gene encoding arrestin domain-containing protein 2 isoform X1 produces the protein MLFDKVKAFVVQLDGASAGAEPVFSGGQVMAGRVLLELASAARVGALRLRARGRAQVHWTESRSAGSSTAYTQSYSESVEVVSHRATLLAPDTGETTTLPPGRHEFPFSFQLPPTLVTSFEGRHGSVRYSIKATLHRPWAPARRARKVFTVIEPVDINTPALLAPQAGTREKVARAWYCNQGLVSLSVKIDRKGYTPGEVIPVFAEIDNGTTRPVLPRAAVVQTQTFMARGARKQKRAVVASLVGEPVGPRRRTLWQGRALRIPPVGPSILHCRVLHVDYALKVCVDIPGTSKLLLELPLVIGTVPLHPFGSRSSSVSSRASFLLDWGLGTLPERPEAPPEYSEVVADEEVVTAEQNLFPLLPELDLGLEGPFFAYIQEFRYCPPPLYSEEDPHPPTEAIIPRCMTC, from the exons ATGTTGTTCGACAAGGTGAAGGCGTTTGTGGTGCAGCTGGACGGGGCGAGCGCCGGCGCAGAGCCGGTGTTCAGCGGCGGCCAGGTCATGGCAGGCCGGGTGCTGCTGGAGCTGGCGAGCGCGGCGCGCGTGGGCGCCCTGAGGTTGCGCGCGCGGGGCCGTGCTCAGGTCCACTGGACCGAGTCGCGCAGCGCGGGTTCGAGCACCGCGTACACGCAGAGCTACAGCGAGAGCGTGGAGGTGGTGAGCCACCGCGCCACGCTCCTCGCGCCAG ACACTGGAGAGACGACGACTCTGCCTCCAGGGCGCCATGAGTTCCCGTTCAGCTTCCAGCTGCCCCC GACCCTAGTGACGTCCTTCGAGGGCAGGCACGGCAGCGTCCGCTACAGCATCAAAGCCACCTTACACCGGCCCTGGGCCCCCGCGCGGCGGGCAAGGAAGGTGTTCACTGTCATCGAGCCTGTGGATATCAACACTCCCGCCTTGCTG GCACCCCAGGCCGGTACACGGGAGAAGGTCGCCCGGGCCTGGTATTGTAACCAAGGCCTCGTCTCCCTCTCGGTTAAAATAGACCGAAAGGGCTACACACCAG GCGAGGTGATCCCTGTCTTTGCTGAGATTGACAACGGCACCACACGCCCCGTGCTGCCACGGGCAGCCGTCGTCCAGACACAGACCTTCATGGCGCGAGGAGCCCGCAAGCAGAAGCGGGCCGTGGTGGCCAGCCTGGTGGGGGAGCCTGTGGGCCCCAGGCGGCGAACGCTGTGGCAGGGCCGGGCATTGCGGATCCCGCCTGTGGGCCCTTCCATCCTGCACTGCCGCGTGTTACATGTTGACTATGCCCTCAAG GTCTGCGTGGACATCCCAGGTACATCCAAGCTGCTCCTGGAGCTCCCGCTGGTCATTGGCACCGTGCCCTTGCACCCTTTCGGCAGCCGCTCGTCCAGTGTGAGCAGCCGTGCCAGCTTCCTGTTGGACTGGGGGCTAGGCACCCTGCCGGAGCGGCCTGAGG CTCCTCCTGAGTACTCAGAGGTGGTGGCAGATGAGGAGGTGGTTACTGCAGAGCAGAACCTCTTCCCGCTACTGCCAGAACTTGACCTAGGCCTCGAAGGCCCCTTCTTCGCCTACATCCAGGAGTTCCGCTACTGCCCACCGCCCCTGTACTCTGAG GAGGACCCTCACCCACCCACGGAGGCCATCATACCCCGTTGTATGACCTGCTGA